The Lactuca sativa cultivar Salinas chromosome 2, Lsat_Salinas_v11, whole genome shotgun sequence genome includes a window with the following:
- the LOC111897480 gene encoding dof zinc finger protein DOF2.1, with protein sequence MEVEMDASGVNHHHHLHHHHQQELSSQTLESMLVCTKAQQDKKPRPAEQALKCPRCDSINTKFCYYNNYSLTQPRYFCKSCRRYWTKGGTLRNVPVGGGCRKNKRSSSTSSSATSSTSTSSSALSKIRGAHDHLLNQHHHSSNPLLSGLTHLPYDSTCTDLSLAFARLQNQANGHLGFDRLDHFDQNEHLLGSNNPNSSGHTPTSHGDHLGFLDAIRGGFLGNAPNGYHNVLYSGGNVGNGDMGSVENGGILMGMSNASSDHDQEIMNPMFQNQQHLINNSTGVATTAVTMSAMKQETCHELGENRGSGGVLWGFPWQMGGGDQGVNVVHEVESGRSQIAGWNGLGSTAWHGLINSPLM encoded by the exons ATGGAAGTGGAAATGGATGCTTCAGGTgtaaatcatcatcatcatcttcatcatcatcaccaacag GAATTGTCTTCACAAACACTAGAGAGCATGTTGGTATGCACAAAAGCACAACAAGACAAAAAACCAAGACCAGCTGAACAAGCTTTAAAGTGTCCAAGATGTGACTCCATTAACACAAAATTCTGCTACTACAATAACTACAGTCTTACTCAACCAAGGTACTTTTGTAAGTCCTGTAGAAGGTACTGGACAAAAGGTGGGACCTTGAGGAATGTTCCTGTAGGTGGAGGGTGCAGGAAGAACAAAAGATCATCATCCACTTCATCTTCAGCTACTTCCTCTACTTCAACATCATCATCTGCACTCTCAAAGATCAGAGGAGCCCATGATCATCTCCTCAATCAACATCATCATTCCAGTAACCCTTTGCTTTCAGGGTTAACTCACTTGCCCTATGACTCTACATGTACTGATCTTTCCCTAGCTTTTGCTAGGCTTCAGAATCAAGCAAATGGGCACTTGGGTTTTGATCGTTTAGATCATTTTGATCAAAACGAACATCTCTTGGGAAGCAATAACCCTAATTCTTCCGGACATACCCCTACCAGTCATGGCGATCACTTAGGGTTTCTTGATGCGATAAGAGGTGGGTTTCTTGGGAATGCCCCTAATGGGTATCATAACGTGTTGTATAGTGGGGGTAATGTCGGAAATGGAGACATGGGTAGCGTTGAAAATGGTGGAATCTTGATGGGGATGAGCAATGCTAGTAGTGATCATGATCAAGAAATCATGAACCCGATGTTCCAAAACCAACAACATCTGATCAACAACAGTACTGGAGTAGCGACAACAGCAGTGACAATGTCTGCAATGAAACAAGAAACATGCCATGAGTTAGGGGAGAATAGAGGATCAGGAGGGGTATTATGGGGATTTCCATGGCAGATGGGTGGTGGAGATCAAGGGGTGAATGTGGTTCATGAAGTTGAGTCAGGGAGATCACAGATAGCGGGATGGAATGGACTTGGTTCAACTGCTTGGCATGGACTCATAAATAGTCCCCTCATGTAG